aaacGACGATAATCAGGGTAGGCCATTATGACTTCCTGAGCCAGACGAGAAGAAGAGCCATGGAAGCATGAGGTTCCAAAAGTTTAGGGTGTTAGAGAGCCTTTttggttcgggggtttctcccccaagaAATTTTGAACATACAGTTGTTCAAATGCAATTTGAACACATATGATTACATAGATATAGACCAATAATTAAGCGTTTTGTTGTAGCACGAAGGcttgagcttcagggcccccttggctcttgggcccctcgGCCTGGGCCCATTAGgtccgtgcagtaatccatccttgcctaCAGTGCGTGCCACTGCTACTTCAATCATACTTCTGTAGTATCACAGGTGATGAAAACTAATTCACAGTGCCACAGTGTTTGTCTGATTTGATATGTTGCTTCTTTTATTAGGCTTTAATATTTACTTtaataggggagagagagtgtgtgtgtgtgtgtgtgtgtgtgtgtgtgtgtgtgtgtgtgtgtgtgtgtgtgtgtgtgtgtgtgtgtgtgtgtgtgtgtgtgtgtgtgtgtgtgtgtgtgtgtgtgtgtgtgagatttggcAGAACAATGACACATGTGCTTATACGCATCTTTCACCTTGTCTGAACTTTGAATGTATCGTGAGGATAGCTGATATTAAACCCTCTGCTGTCTGGGGGTTGAGGAATAAAAAAAACTGAGAAAGGCAAGGGTAGTTAAGATGGAAGCCACTCATTAATGTAGCTCAGGGTACTGGAAATCCACAAGTGCCCTGTACACCGAGTGAGTCCTCTGAGCAGCAACAACAGTAATGGTTTTTCTCCATCTCCATATCGACTGGAGGCCAGAGTAGGTCCTGATGGTCTTTCCTTTTCCGTGTTAAATCAATTTCCGTGGCCTAATGTCCTCAACAATGCCACTGCACTGTCGCCCCCACTACCCTGCACTCTCCATCATTCACGGTCTCTGTTTTCAGCCAGCCAACACCCATGAGATTGACTCATACGATTTTCATGGGAAAAATGGTATGAACATACTGTACTGTCGGTAGTCTTatgtcttcttgtgtgtgtgtgtgtgcgtgtgcgtgtgcgtgtctgtctgcctgcttgtctgcctgtctctatctatctatctatctatctatctatctatctatctatctatctatctatctatctatctatctatctatctatctatctatctatctatctatctatccatctatccctgATGTCAATGATATGCAGTACACTGGATGCATGTTCTATGCTTCTTATTCCCCAGTAGAGGTCGCTACTCTATAAACCTCAGGATGTTACATGGCCATCGGCTCCCGTATGCAGCTACAGCACGCCGCCACAGGGAAAACAGGAGCTCCTCTCCACCCATCCAAACGCCACAGTGTTCAACGCAACTGGCTCTGCCACCAGAGGTTCATGTGTTGCTCCTCTGTGTCTTAGGATGGGGTTATATAACAGTGCAGTAATGGCTTGTTGTGACCAGCCAAGACCAGTGGATCCTGTGGGTATAAGAGTGGACAATATAAATTGTTGAGCTGTGGCCTGCGGGGAAAGGGAAAATGTATTTTCCGTGTAATTAATGTGGTACAGGTATATGGATCCAGTCGCCGCCTTGGCATCAGAGACCTGGAACAATTTGGTAAGCCTCCGTACTCTGGAACTTTCTGGTTCCTTAAGGAGAAAGtaaatgtgtgaaacacatttgctCCATGAGCACACCGACAACTTAAAATAGGCTCTCTCATTCACAAATAATATGTACAGAACATCAAATCAGTCTAACCCGTCCATTAGTGTCATTACAGACACGTCAAGTTTCAGTTTTTAAGGCTGctttaacaaaataaaataaaaactatttcTAAATGTTTTTCAACACCCATGCCACTTGCCAACTACATGGGCAGAAGTGAGAATTGGCAAAATACTGATAGTCTACTTTCCAAACAGTAGGTCAGTACTGCGACACGACTGCATGAAAGCTTATCTACATTCAGTCAGAAACAGGACTGTTGGCCTATatggctttcttcttcttctttcctacTAGCCAAGCAAAAGGTGTAAAACAGATTTGAGATTGAGGCTACAATCACataacagaccacacacacacacacacacacacacacacacacacacacacacacacacacacacacacacacacacacacacacacacacacacacaccacagcccatCCTGCTGTGCAACCCCTGGCAGGCAACACTCAGAGCATCCCTCTCTAAACAAACATCTGGTTTCCGAGGAAACCTCCTCTGTAACCTAGCAACATACAAACATCAATAAGGAAATGCACATCATATGATATGATAAAACAATTATAGTCGGTGTGGTGGTTCAGACTTAGGCTACACGGCTAAGAGTAAGAGTAACATAATATTTGTGCTAAACAAAATAAATTGGCACAAAAGGTACACATCTCATTGAGAGTTCAAGTCCTTAGATTAGCCCATAGGAGGAGGGGTGTGTTGCCTCGTGCTCTCAACAATCATGTAATAATTCACTAAGGAACCCAGACAACAGTTAGGACAATGCAAAAAAGTTTTATGTAATCTGTAGGCCAACTTTTGTAAGTGTTAAACGTTAAAACTAAGTTTAAAAGAAGTTgcactttgtttaaaaaaaatagtagcctaataataatcAATGAAGCctaaactttttaaaaattattattattattattattttacttttaCTGCTCCCAGAGTCTTTGTCTTTATAGCCTATCTAAATTCACGAATAATGTACTTTCAGGGGCATTACCTACTCAGTTGCCTCAGTAATCAGGCGATGAAAATGCGTAGgagtggggggtggtgtggtggtgggtgtatGTGAGGCGAGGTGAATTACGCCAAAGATGTATCCTAATTTGGTTTGAGATGGGCGGGTGCTGGATAGCGGTAGTTTCCCCTCGTTTCAGCTGGAGCGAACTTAAAACTGTTATAGACTCCTGCTGCCTCAGGCGCATCCGTCAGCAAGCCAGTGGTGACCGCTAAGAACAACGGTAAGAGATTTACAACTTAACATTAACTTTCTGATAAAATACCATATTAATTACAATGTTACAATGTACTGTAATAGTAGGCCACATCTAGCGTTCAAAGCAGCGTGGCTGAGTTCTCACTCATTTTTTCAAAACAGCAAGTTGGCCATAGATGTTTTAGGTGTAGATTACACTCCTGTTTGCTGGTTAACGGATGGGCTACTGGTGTTTTGGGCGTTTTTACGCGGGAGTTTACGCACCTGTTGAATGGACGTGTATTGCGATTGTATACAAACTGTGACAGGTTTACTCATGGGTAGAGTTCCATGGGAGATAAACTATGGCAAGATGTACATGGTCTTGTGCATTACCTCAGAAAATGGTCCTTTAAAAAGCCGTAGGTCGTGTTATCTGGGCGCGGTGGATAAGCGCGCACACCCACCGAGGAAAGTAGCCTGCATGTTTTCATCAATTCACATTGCGCGCAATCAAAGTAGCAATCAGCTTTTATTTATAGCAAATGCATTGCCAGTCAGATTCTGGCCATATTGTTCATAAGTTTATttttccacagagagagagagagtaacgtgCTTTGAAACCACAGGTAGCTtattttatataatttatttattacaTCATCTGTTTGTTTTCATGGAGCTTCTGGAAAGCTTTGCTCCCATACCCTTTTAAAGCTGCCCCAGACTTGATCTGCCCATGTCTGTTTTGTGTCTTCCACTAACTTGATGCCTTTTAAACTGGATTAAGGGTGAAATCTGATTAGGAATGGAGTAATAGCATAGCTCCTGACCTCTTCGCTGTCCAACAAAATCCCTTGGGCACAGCCACACATGTCAAAGGGGCGAAAATAGCTTAAAACAACCTATCACCCCCTCCTGTTTCCTCCTACATGAGCTCATGGACTTGGTCATAGACCTATTTTAGGCTGTTAAAGAATGGGAAATCCTTCATTTCAGTTACGCCCCCGGCACTCCCTCCATCCCCACACTGCCCTCAGAAAGGGAATTCCATGTTAACAGCCACTGATTGAGTTAGAACGGCCCCTTTCATGTCATCAGTGCATGCCTGGCAACTTCAGTGTATCACCCTCCCAGATGGGAGTCATCAAAGCTTTTAGAATGCATGGGGAGGACAAGAGGACACCtttacttttctctttttttcctcctttttgccTTTTGGTTCTCTTGCTGAAAGTGATTGAGCGATGGCCAGAGTCGGGCAGGGGTGGTGGGGCAGGGGCCACCGGGGCTGAGGGAGGCGGCAGGGTGGCTCCTGGCACCACTGACTCACTCCCCGGCTCAGGGGCAGCCACAACATCTGGCTTACATCAGCAAGTTGGAAAATGTGACCCAAAATTTCAGGATGGCGGGAGagcagactggagagagagagagagcaagagaaagacagacaggaagagagacagagagagagagagagagagacagagagggaggaaagtttagagtgaaagaggaagagtggagtGCAGGGGATAGTTGCGGTGACTCATAGCTTAGCTATTGGAGTCATGAGTGTGTTTGAAATAAGTGTACaaatgagcagggccggattaactcacaggctagatatggctgcaggcagcctaggggcccccacctgccagataagtcaaaagtaacaaaaatgcagaattttgacCAAAAAATCATCTGGTGTGTTGAATGCTGTTGGTAGTGTAGACTGTTGGTTGACAGTTGATAGAGACTGTctatgtgattttgtgtgtgtggggggggcttggGTCTGTTGAGCGGAGGGAAGGCAGGTGTAGGCTGAAAGGCTGGGTGGGGGTGTTCCCTGTGATTCTGATGCTCTTGCTGTTGGTATCTGACTGGTTTTATCAGCCTGGGCACGTCTGCATTCCCTCTTCATCACATAGTCCATGTCACCAGCTTCCAACCACACATCCCACTTACTAATCggtctcattctctcactctctctctcctttcagttcctctctcatctttctctctcctcatcactccctcagctcctctgtctcactctctccctcatattcctctctcgtctttctctcttctcatcacAACCAACCAtccctcctcttgctctctctttatccccctctcttGCCATTTTCTCTCCCTGACTCTGCTCTTCTTTCATCGTCCTCTCTgtccccacacccacccacctcgtGCAGCTGACGAATGCCACCAGTGACATGTTTACGTCTGAATGTAAACTGTGTGGAGTGAGGGCCTCCTGGCTGTGTcacaggcgagaggagagaggaggagacccaGCTGAATGGCTTGACTGTTAGCATTTCTGCCTTCTCCACCCACGGGTTGCTGAGAGATGCTGAAAAGCCTGCTGAAAAGGGAGGCTTAGCTTAGCAGAGTTGAGCGCACCGCCTTGTTCTTGGTGGCCTTTTGAACAAGGAATGCATTTATTATTTTTCCCCCTGCTGGTCATTGACTTATGCATGCAGGCATTTTTCCCTGTCTTGTTCCAGCCACATTATTTGTGCAGCATCACCCATGCTTTGTTTTTGTCTTGGTTTTTTTTCTTGCAGTCCTTTCGTAACTTGTCTTCAGTTATGATACTTGTGATAATGTTTGCCCACTAGTTTTGCCACTATGTATTGTTCTTCTCGCTGGCATATCATTTTATTGATATCTACTATATTGTTCCACAGCGTTAATAGCTAATGGTGTTTTTACCTCcattccttgctctctctctctctctctctctctctctctctctctctctctctcttttaagaAAGTTCTAGAACAAGAAGCTACCCAAGACCACTTCcactagtgtgtgtagtgtaccacGGTAACCGCGTAACCCACCCGTCACCATGCCGATTGTGGTCATGACCTCCTCGCCCCTGCTGTGGGCGCGCGTGCTGGCCATGCTGTTTGCCTGCGTGGCCTTCAGCGTGGCCATTCACCAAGGCAACATCATCTACCGGGAGGCGGGGAACTGGTGCGTGTTCAGCTGGGGCCTGGGCTTCTGCGGCACGgccctggtgctgctggtggagaTGTGCGGGCTGCAGGCGCGCATGCCCGTCTCCTGGAAGAACTTCCCCATCACCTTCGCCTGCTACTCCTTCCTGTTCTGCCTGTCGGCCTCCATCATCTTCCCGCTGTACTTCCTGAAGGGCAGCAGGTCGGGGGGCCAGGCCTACGAgctgatggtggtggcggaggtctTCTCCTGCCTGGCCACCTGTGCCTACTTGTCGGAGGTGAGCATCAGCAAGGCGCGGCCCGGCGAGGTGGCGGGATACATGGCCACGGCGCCGGGGCTGCTGAAGGTGTGCGAGACCTTCGTGGCGTGCATCATCTTTGTGTTCATCAGCCACGACCAGTCGTACGACAGGCACGACGCCCTCCGGTGGTGCCTGGCCGTGTACTGCATCTGCTTCATCCTGTCGGCGGTGATCATCATCATGTGCGTGGGCGAGTGCACCGGCTGGCTGCCCTTCCCCTTTGCACGCTTCCTGTCCGCCTACGCCTCGCTGGCCGTCCTCATGTACCTGTCCGCCACTATCATCTGGCCCATCTTCCAGTTCGACAGGAAGCACGGTGGCACCTCCAGGCGGGACCCCTCTTGCGGCTACAGCGCGGGGCTCTGCACCTTCGACAAgctggtggcagtggctgtgctCACTGGGGTCAACTTCCTACTGTACCTGGCCGATCTGGTATACTCCGCCAGGCTGGTGTTTGTCACTGTTTGAGCCAATgagggaagagagatagagagagagagagagagagagagagagagagagagagagagaaaggggaaggcaagggaagggaagggaagagatagAAGAATAAGAACTGAGATAATAGGTGAAATTAACTATGAGAAAATGGGAGACATCAACGCAGctggaaaaaaaaggttttgataGATATAAAAAAACAGAAGGAAAAATGCAAGCACTGTTAATCCATGCTTCACAATTTAGCCGTATTATGGCCAGAAATAAGTTGTTGAAATAGAAACAAGTTGTTGATTTAAGCGTATGTGATGCATTTTGAAgaaccacactgaaatgaaaaacaaaaatgatGATGAAAAATGCAGCTGTAATGTCAGACTTACTGCTTTTTAGTGTTACCTTATTTCCATTTGTAACACAGGGATAACACAACAAATGTAATGTTTTTGCCATGTATGCTATCAACCCAAAGTTGTGCACTTACAGCAGGAATATATGAAGTGAGAGTAGAGTATTTTGCAACCTTAATAAATCAGAACTAACTATTGTTGTCAGTATTAGTTTCATGTCTGATGAAGTGAGAATTGGGCCATTTTTATGTTAATTTCATCCAAAGAAATGGTGCTTATAAATATAGGTGTTTACCCTCCTAAAAACTGTCAGTGTTAAACTGCTGTGCTGTATTACTTTTGAAGCAGTACTCCTATATTTGGACTGTACTATAAAGAAAATGTTTTGAGGAATTTCATTGTGATTTTCTTCTACTTTGTACATTTTCTTCCACAGTATTTCTGAACATGACAAGACAAAacattcaaatttttttttttttagtaatcaTTGAAGGTTGCATTACAATTGTTGAAGATGTACTCAAATGAATATTTTATGCAAATGTAATGTTTTTGCCATGTATGCTATCAACCCAAAGTTGTGCACTTACAGTATGAACATTTGAAGTCAGAGTAGAGTATTTTGCATCGCATTTTATGGTAGTTTGTGTccatttgaatgtttttttctgaattgtTGCAGTCCTTTTATGCCTTAATGAGAATATTACTCATGTTTACTCTAAGAGACCACAGCTCCAGGAAGCTATGATTGTTAGTTTTTCTGTGCCTACCTTGACACAATGCAGTGCCTCTGTTACAGTTTGACTGTACTGCTTCAAAGTTGTGGGAGAATTTTGTTTCACTATTGAATAAATGATATTACTACATTTAATCTGTCAGTTGTCTTTGACAGTTGTTTCTGGCTCCATTCAGTATGTTCTctcaccaatctctctctctcacacacacgcacacacagacacacgcacacacatttctctcagtGCCTTATTTTTTGTCATATTCACATGCACATAGCCCTCACATAAACCTTTTTCACACATGGTCTATCCTCGGCCCCTCTCCCACGCCCCCATGTAAACCTGCACAATTTCACCttaacacatacgtacatactgtatgcgGGGAAGCCGGCATGGGGGGTGGACAAAGCGGTCACTTAtctagggcccagggagagagggggcccagaattgggtcctcattacattgattgggtttggggtccCTCAGATGCTTTTGCTccaggctcagccaaagctgtcagcggccctgactctaTGCGGTAAAttcaaatttacacacacacacacacacacacacacacacacacacacacacacacgtgcacgcatgtacacacggatacggacacgtgcgcgcacacacacacacacacacacacacacagaaacacacctcaAGGGAGGAGGAGCTTTTAAAGGTGTGGTCCTATACTACCCTGGTCTGTGCTGCCCTCAATCCAGTCTCCCACTATCAGCTGAGCTCTCACTCTCCCTGttctcattcacacatacacacaccacacacacacacacacacacacaccggtcggCGTCATGGCTCAGTCCCACGGCGTGCTCCACAGCCAGGAGTTCTGCTGCCCGATCTGCCTGGAGCTGCTGAAGGACCCGGTGGCCATCCCCTGTGGCCACAGCTACTGCATGAGCTGTATCCGGGGCTACTGGGCCGCCTCCTACGCCGACCTGGACGCCGTCAGCTGCCCCCAGTGCCGCCAGTCCTTCCTGCCACGGCCCATCCTCAAGCGCAACACCCTGCTGGCAGAGATGGTGGACAAGCTGAAGAAGACAACGACCACACAGATGACGCACCATCTGCAGGTCGCCGCCACGGCCTCCAACGCCTCCAACGCCTCCAATGCCTCCACCACTGCCATCGCCGCCGCCACAGTTGCTGCAGcgaccgcagcagcagcagcagcagcccgcaCCGGTG
This genomic interval from Engraulis encrasicolus isolate BLACKSEA-1 chromosome 16, IST_EnEncr_1.0, whole genome shotgun sequence contains the following:
- the myadmb gene encoding myeloid-associated differentiation marker homolog; this translates as MPIVVMTSSPLLWARVLAMLFACVAFSVAIHQGNIIYREAGNWCVFSWGLGFCGTALVLLVEMCGLQARMPVSWKNFPITFACYSFLFCLSASIIFPLYFLKGSRSGGQAYELMVVAEVFSCLATCAYLSEVSISKARPGEVAGYMATAPGLLKVCETFVACIIFVFISHDQSYDRHDALRWCLAVYCICFILSAVIIIMCVGECTGWLPFPFARFLSAYASLAVLMYLSATIIWPIFQFDRKHGGTSRRDPSCGYSAGLCTFDKLVAVAVLTGVNFLLYLADLVYSARLVFVTV